A window from Streptomyces subrutilus encodes these proteins:
- a CDS encoding fumarylacetoacetate hydrolase family protein: protein MRIARFSIDGNVAFGAVEGDAAPGAGGELVLDIIKGIPFADFELSGTKVPLSKVRLLPPVLPSKVVAIGRNYAEHAAELGHAVVDEQGRLEPPVTFFKPSTSVVGPGDPITYPSFTQDLHYEAELAVVIGRMCREVPRERVKDVILGYTCANDVTARDIQQREKQWARAKGFDSSCPLGPWIETDLDPGDLAIQCTVNGEQRQLGRTGDMIRPVEDLIVHISEAMTLLPGDVILTGTPAGVGPLNVGDEVAVTIEGIGTLTNKVIKRG from the coding sequence GTGCGCATCGCCAGGTTCTCGATCGACGGCAACGTCGCCTTCGGCGCGGTCGAGGGCGACGCAGCCCCCGGCGCCGGGGGCGAGCTCGTCCTCGACATCATCAAGGGCATCCCCTTCGCGGACTTCGAGCTCTCCGGGACCAAGGTCCCGCTGAGCAAGGTCCGCCTGCTGCCGCCCGTGCTGCCCAGCAAGGTCGTGGCCATCGGCCGCAACTACGCGGAGCACGCGGCGGAGCTCGGACACGCCGTCGTCGACGAGCAGGGCCGGCTCGAACCGCCCGTCACCTTCTTCAAGCCCTCCACCTCGGTGGTCGGCCCGGGCGACCCGATCACGTACCCCTCCTTCACGCAGGACCTCCACTACGAGGCCGAGCTGGCCGTGGTCATCGGCCGCATGTGCCGCGAGGTCCCCAGGGAGCGCGTCAAGGACGTGATCCTCGGCTACACCTGCGCCAACGACGTCACCGCGCGCGACATCCAGCAGCGCGAGAAGCAGTGGGCCCGCGCCAAGGGCTTCGACAGCTCCTGCCCCCTCGGCCCCTGGATCGAGACCGACCTCGACCCGGGCGACCTCGCCATCCAGTGCACCGTCAACGGCGAACAGCGCCAGCTCGGCCGCACCGGGGACATGATCCGCCCGGTCGAGGACCTGATCGTCCACATCAGCGAGGCCATGACGCTGCTCCCCGGCGACGTCATCCTCACGGGGACCCCGGCCGGAGTCGGCCCCCTGAACGTCGGCGACGAGGTCGCCGTCACCATCGAAGGCATCGGCACTCTCACCAACAAGGTGATCAAGCGTGGCTAA